A stretch of Besnoitia besnoiti strain Bb-Ger1 chromosome V, whole genome shotgun sequence DNA encodes these proteins:
- a CDS encoding hypothetical protein (encoded by transcript BESB_060670), protein MEGGSGGLPPGGGYSGGFPAYGSPLPGMPEAMYHAQQQAAYWHSFPPLIGNAQSGFPPVSYSPSGAGALPLHFASGAAAYSSYPAAVGLQSEGTQAASFQASAQQPSAYESASAASPCPPALASAAAGDVPARGSAAASSEKLSEAPYTSSVSSGSSSSPGASVSSPPRQTTPSSRPVSSSTASSVVNHPPVSATGALQTACGAAESFSPAAGAPSASSLLPEKACSSSSSPAASSLLSNAPPATAACLHRPHASTETDVSASPRRGREPSADLGGASPAVSACGLKGQAEPDSAPTADAGKEKAAGGRRRVRVPQLRFRKKAANNAAYLKTFSKVFGKRGEPVVWCKRRGRPWWPGLLANPDDPHLVPPLPDRVKAKQVLSGKEELRLLFLCCGTWRYWWASPKGLLDFRESYADLAPRVRRLGFLPRLAIQHALEECGWRENGDWCPSRVIVAAAQASEEADPDNADEEEGWLTENPCSSDSEEEDDGFMDEDGWWEGRKIDSSAETSTTLAEREHQTSVDAAASSPPAGGCQASTQSVAICQGEAGRRSSSVPLLPAAHALASGGRGKASPEAEVGLSQGASCLTRGREAVGKQEARLETGAETVKGSAATTPQEGGSSAVAPADPPTPCRSVRLAATRGLHMPPGLPPVAEAAAGRPEGASSSSAARPGGRATSGASPGAFSAGSAHLLHPPFAPADDEAEAGDSERKLSSMCLENPDPEVDAPSQLTVSAGEPASRREAPEGLATRDHACAGQAPSPGGVPGAPAMPGSGVAGTPLFSSPAAADGAAVSASSARRDGKREKSPVAHAAGGIASAEGDTAQAPARDSPPFPEAVAPAAEAGGRGAPDSGAAVQTTAKAGTVDGFSLSFAAPSEAAQMRQASLARAAGAGPESSSWPETIWQRLRQQAEAAAKKERAAPAPPSLEAPAGSPAVVSPATEKPPALFQGAQEATASGAIPSYGAMIDAFAHDKLLNKREDQVLQPPHIRAAAAAGAAAAAMAAAAAASAAAEKTQQREAALRLQQAAQAQGVTEAPAPERSPAQLAKKAAEAVASVLEGQTEKKLGGAETHASAVDEKEASRARKRSGTTAARRDRRRASAEEADTSGQGRSTSSGRRPRASSSSGERERSRRRQGGGETSSRRRSRSASSSSRSRSPRRKRSRPRLPAAGGGGASGGSHRLRGSKRLRGRDREASSGSQSPSVSARSSASRWSGSRSVDSCRGHAGRHRSPQSGSSFSSDGWQRRRGKLAGRRRGLDASRPRDNAHVGTRRGRGSWGSPEAYRRGFLDRHCGPGGDRTRGSSSESPSGRDRRREEDRRERRSSWRNDARRRRRWTPSNRATALHSASASPAPSEDAEEPRRWRGKARGEDSGDASCDSGRRRRRRRGTRRRGRSSSGSRDERGRRAGSSERSPASPSPPASPRKGKDGGEAERNEEGMQTPCTSANPMQEAAPLVNATTALSASLSGSAFPACAPLTIAEGAACGPLAQMPTASGSFASSALRNGNVHAFQPVRSLSSSAASRQPSDTSARAPHLSAGPEVLTSPPCGFFGQGGKPGCEAVPAPKQTGLAEGEGNAVESAPVACACAPSTPSSAPPPVSAVPAPPSHLLASSLAALGTAEAMASPPEGQRDATNAEEDRRASRASCERDGAAGKRRRRSSHDSRSLSGTAKSRSGSRGRRHSSASSASSSREGSRKRRRGGAGGSTERHRSRRPRRSRSPLSSPHPWRRRRSARRRLTSSESLRSDRSSRSRGRRSSSGDSRSPAHGRRGRERRRHPRSASRGARRRFSSDEAGSRGSSRPSLPGPTRPRMHPDGAYLSFAARRVRVLHAKGRCVPCRFHWRRQGCRNGDGCKFCHDPAHDAFMLARDGERGASSRSSSPLPRRGPEKEYDGGRGRLEPYAASSDLNGDSSESRRAAEDADGFGGVRGRGERLFRRRSPSFATPQFISGRGDRGDRGGGWYVDNRRPLGRIGDSLDREFGRYGSRSARDRFGDRGGSRTARRWAGEEDAESGDARRERWIEGEESSAEEEDGASAGQKDEAVAGRTAMSAGSSAAQSEGCGQVPHGAALSSAAHAAETEQTLNEEQEQTPAGMADCWAQGVAVEKERNALPAQQAAEPQGSTDRNAQNSGVEQLLA, encoded by the exons ATGGAGGGCGGGTCCGGTGGCCTTCCGCCCGGAGGAGGTTACTCTGGAGGGTTTCCTGCGTACGGCTCTCCTTTGCCAG GCATGCCGGAGGCGATGTaccacgcgcagcagcaggcggcttACTGGCATTCCTTTCCGCCTCTTATTGGAAATGCGCAGAGCGGGTTTCCTCCGGTCTCCTACAGTCCCTCCGGCGCCGGGGCGCTTCCGCTTCACTtcgcgtctggcgccgccgcataCTCCTCCTACCCTGCAGCAGTGGGGCTGCAATCAGAGGGCACACAGGCCGCATCGTTTCAAGCTTCAGCGCAGCAGCCTTCCGCGTACGAGTCCGCTTCTGCGGCATCACCATGCCCTCCTGCGCTGGcatcggcggccgcgggggacgtgcccgcgcgaggaagcgccgcagcctcttcaGAGAAGCTTTCAGAGGCACCTTACacctcgtctgtctcttctggctcgtcctcctctcccggCGCTTCTgtgtcctcgccgccgcgtcaaACGACTCCGTCTTCGCGccccgtctcctcgtcgaccGCTTCTTCAGTAGTGAATCATCCGCCCGTGAGCGCGACAGGGGCGCTTCAGACTGCCTGTGGAGCTGCTGAGTCtttctcgcccgcggcgggggcgccgtctgccagctcgctgctgccggagAAAGCGtgttcgtcctcgtcttcacccgctgcgtcgtctctgctttCTAACGCCCCGCCAGCGACCGCAGCGTGTTTGCACCGTCCGCATGCGTCAACGGAGACTGAcgtgtcggcgtcgccgcgacgtGGGCGCGAGCCCAGCGCGGATCTTGGAGGGGCTTCACCTGCCGTCTCTGCATGTGGGCTGAAAGGCCAGGCGGAGCCGGACTCCGCACCGACTGCCGACGCGGGCAAGGAGAAagccgctggcggcaggcgacgcgtgagagttccgcagctgcgcttcCGCAAGAAGGCTGCGAACAACGCCGCGTACCTGAAGACGTTTTCCAAGGTCTTCgggaagcgaggcgaaccGGTTGTCTGGTGCAAAAGGCGAGGACGTCCCTGGTGGCCGGGGCTCCTCGCCAACCCCGACGACCCCCACCTCGTCCCTCCGCTTCCAGACCGCGTCAAGGCGAAACAAGTCCTCAGTGGAAAAGAAGAACTCCGCCTTCTC tttctctgctgcgggACGTGGCGCTACTGGTGGGCAAGCCCGAAGGGCCTTCTCGACTTCCGCGAGAGCTACGCGgatctcgcgccgcgcgtgcggcgcctggGCTTCCTGCCTCGACTGGCGATCCAGCACGCCCTCGAGGAGTGCGGGTGGCGGGAGAATGGGGACTGGTGCCCCAGCAGGGTGatcgtcgcggcggcgcaggcctctgAAGAGGCCGACCCAGACAACGCAGATGAGGAGGAAGGCTGGCTCACTGAGAATCCCTGCTCTTCGGActccgaagaggaggacgacggctTCATGGACGAAGACGGCTGGTGGGAGGGGCGGAAGATTGACTCCAGCGCGGAAACGAGCACCACGCTTGCCGAGCGTGAGCACCAGACCTCCGtcgacgcggccgcctcaAGTCCCCCTGCTGGCGGCTGCCAGGCCTCAACCCAGTCGGTGGCGATCTGCCAGGGAGAAGCGGGCCGGAGAAGTTCCTCTGTGCCCCTTTTgcctgcggcgcatgcactcgCTTCCGGTGGGAGAGGAAAAGCATCTCCAGAAGCCGAAGTTGGCCTCTCACAAGGCGCTTCTTGCCTGACGcgggggcgggaggcggTCGGGAAgcaggaggcgcgtctgGAGACGGGGGCCGAGACCGTGAAGGGGAGTGCAGCGACAacgccgcaggagggcggctcctccgccgtcgcgcccgccgaccCTCCCACCCCATGTCGGTCTGTTCGTTTAGCAGCGACCCGCGGCCTGCACATGCCACCGGGCCTGCCGCCCgtcgctgaggcggcggcagggcgaCCGGAAGGGGCATCTTCTTcaagcgccgctcgcccaggcggccgcgcgacctCGGGGGCGAGCCCAGGAGCCTTTTCGGCCGGCTCCGCGCATCTTCTGCACCCGCCGTTTGCGCCGGCGGACGATGAAGCTGAggccggagacagcgagagaaagctGTCATCGATGTGCCTGGAGAATCCTGACCCCGAGGTCGACGCCCCCTCCCAGCTGACAGTGTCTGCCGGCGAACCTGCCAGCCGCCGGGAGGCGCCAGAGGGACTGGCCACGAGGGATCACGCTTGCGCCGGGCAGGCGCCTTCCCCAGGTGGTGTGCCTGGAGCGCCGGCGATGCCAGGTAGCGGGGTCGCCGGAACGCCTTTGTTttcgtcgccagcggcggcagacggggCTGCTGTATCTGCTTCGTCCGCACGAAGAGACGGCAAGCGTGAGAAGAGCCCggtggcgcatgcagcgggcGGCATTGcgagcgccgaaggcgaTACCGCGCAGGCTCCAGCGCGTGACAGTCCCCCCTTTCCGGAGGCtgtggcgcctgcagccgaggcgggcggtcgcggggCCCCGGACTCGGGGGCCGCGGTGCAGACGACTGCAAAAGCAGGGACAGTGGACGGTTTCTCCTTGTCTTTCGCGGCTCCCTCAGAAGCCGCCCAGATGCGACAGGCTTCCCTCGCGCGGGCTGCGGGAGCAGGGCCGGAGTCTTCCTCGTGGCCAGAGACTATTTGGCAGCGGCTGAGGCAGCAGGCTGAGGCAGCGGCAAAgaaggagagggcggcgccggcgccgccctcgctcgAGGCTCCTGCGGGCTCTCCTGCCGTCGTTTCCCCGGCGACAGAGAAGCCGCCCGCACTATTTCAAGGCGCccaggaggcgacagcgagcggAGCAATTCCCAGCTATGGAGCCATGATTGACGCCTTTGCGCACGACAAGCTGCTGAACAAGAGAGAGGACCAAGTCCTTCAACCGCCCCACATCcgagctgcggccgctgcgggggcggccgccgcggccatggcggcagccgctgccgcctcagccgccgccgagaagacccagcagcgcgaggcggcgctgaggcTCCAGCAGGCGGCCCAGGCCCAGGGGGTCACCGAGGCACCTGCGCCGGAGCGGAGCCCGGCGCAGTTGGCCAagaaggcggctgaggcTGTTGCCAGTGTGTTGGAGggacagacagagaagaagctcgggggggcggagacacATGCGAGTGCCGTTgacgagaaggaggcgagccgcgcacggAAGCGATCAGGCACGACGGCGGCAAGACGAGacaggcgtcgcgcgagtgcagaagaagcagacacTTCTGGGCAGGGGCGCTCGACCTCGTCGGGGCGGCGGCCCAgggccagcagcagcagcggagagcgagagcggagccgccggcggcagggagggggggaaaCGAGCTCCAGGCGGCGATCGCGGTCGGcatcgtcttcctcgcgctcccgTTCTCCGCGTCGGAAGCGCTCCCGACCCCGGTTGccagccgcgggcggcggcggcgcgtcgggcggGTCGCATCGCCTGCGGGGCTCCAAGCGTCTCCGGGGGCGGGATCGGGAGGCGTCCTCGGGTTCGCAGTCGCCTTCCGTGTCGGCGCGGTCGTCCGCGTCCCGCTGGTCAGGCTCTCGCTCCGTGGACTCGTGTCGCGGCCACGCAGGGCGGCATCGGTCGCCGCAAAGcggctcctccttctcgtccGACGGTtggcagcgccggcgcggcaagCTCGCGGGCAGGCGCCGTGGTCTCGatgcctcgcggccgcgcgacaaCGCCCACGTGGGGacgaggagagggcgaggcagctGGGGAAGCCCCGAGGCCTACCGGAGAGGGTTCCTCGACAGACACTGTGGACCCGGAGGGGACCGCACAAGGGGCAGCTCGTCGGAGTCTCCTTCGGGTCGCGACCGCAGGCGGGAGGAagacagacgagagaggcggTCTTCGTGGCGCAATGACGCaagaagacggcgccggTGGACGCCCAGCAACCGAGCGACGGCTCTCCACTCAGCGTCTGCCTCACCAGCGCCATCCGAGGATGCAGAGGAaccgaggcgctggcgcggcaaAGCCAGAGGCGAGGACAGCGGTGACGCCTCCTGCGACTCTggacgacgccgaagaaggcgccgcggaaccAGACGGAGAGGGAGGTCGTCGAGCGGAAGTCGAGACGAAAGGGGCCGGAGGGCTGGGTCTTCGGAGCGTTCGccggcctctccctcgccgccggcgtctccaaGGAAAGGGAAAGACGGGGGTGAGGCAGAGCGGAATGAGGAGGGTATGCAAACGCCATGCACATCTGCAAATCCCATGCAAGAAGCCGCACCGCTCGTGAATGCAACGACGGCCCTATCTGCGTCTTTATCAGGGTCTGCTTTCCCTGCGTGTGCTCCACTGACGATTGCTGAGGGGGCAGCTTGCGGGCCTCTCGCCCAGATGCCGACCGCCTCGGGCTCTTTTGCCTCCAGCGCCCTACGCAATGGAAACGTGCATGCGTTTCAGCCGGTACGTTCCCTGTCTTCGAGTGCCGCGTCTCGGCAGCCGTCCGATACGTCCGCTCGCGCACCTCACCTCTCAGCTGGCCCTGAGGTCCTTACCTCCCCGCCGTGTGGCTTCTTCGGGCAGGGTGGGAAGCCTGGCTGTGAAGCGGTGCCAGCGCCTAAACAGACAGGactcgcggagggcgagggaaACGCTGTGGAGAGCGCCCCGGTCGcttgcgcgtgcgcgccttctACTCCGtcttcagcgcctccgccggtcAGCGCAGTTCCTGCTCCTCCCTCGCATCTGTTGGCGTCTTCTCTGGCGGCCTTGGGTACCGCGGAGGCGATGGCCTCTCCGCCCGAAGGCCAGAGAGATGCGACAAATGCAGAGGAAGACAGACGAGCTTCCCGGGCGTCTTGCGAGAGAGACGGTGCGGCAGGAAAACGACGGCGTCGCAGCAGCCACGACTCCCGCTCGCTCTCGGGAACGGCGAAGAGCAGGtcaggcagcagagggcggcgccacTCGAGTGCGTCctcggcttcttcctcgcgcgaggGCTCGCGGAAAAGGCGACGTGGGGGCGCCGGAGGTTCAACCGAGAGACACCGTTCGCGTCGGCCGCGGAGatcgcgctcgcctctgtcATCGCCGCACCCttggcgccgacggcgcagcgcccggAGGAGACTGACCTCTTCTGAGTCGTTGCGCAGCGACCGGTCGAGCCGttcgcgcgggaggcgctccagcagcgggGACTCGAGGAGTCCGGCTcacgggcggcgcggccgcgagaggcgaaggcatccgagaagcgcctcccggggcgcgcggcgcaggttCTCGTCGGACGAAGCCGGCAGTCGCGGCTCCAGCCGGCCGTCGTTGCCTGGCCCAACGCGCCCTCGCATGCACCCGGACGGGGCCTACCTGTCTTTCGCTgctcggcgcgtgcgcgtgttgCATGCGAAGGGCCGCTGCGTGCCCTGTCGCTTCCACTGGAGACGCCAAGGCTGCCGCAACGGCGACGGCTGCAAATTCTGCCATGACCCTGCGCACGACGCGTTCATGCTGGCacgagacggcgagcgcggcgccagcagtcgctcgtcgtcgccgctgccgcgccgaggcCCCGAGAAAGAGtacgacggcggccgcggacgcttGGAGCCCtacgccgcctcctcggacTTGAACGGAGACTCGAGCGAAAGCCGcagggccgcggaggacgctgATGGCTTtggaggcgtccgcggccgtGGAGAGAGGCTATTccgccgccggtcgccgTCCTTCGCCACCCCGCAGTTCATCTCGGGCCggggcgacagaggcgaccgcggcggagggtGGTACGTAGACAACAGAAGGCCCCTCGGCCGAATCGGAGACAGCCTCGACAGAGAGTTCGGCCGCTACGGCAGCCGGAGCGCCCGCGACAGATTCGGGGATCGAGGCGGGTCACGGACCGCGAGAAGGtgggcgggcgaggaggacgcagagagcggcgatgCAAGGAGAGAACGGTGGATtgaaggcgaggaaagcagtgccgaggaagaagatggTGCGTCGGCTGGGCAGAAGGACGAAGCAGTTGCCGGCAGGACCGCGATGTCGGCAgggagctccgcggcgcagagcgaaggcTGCGGCCAGGTGCCTCACGGCGCGGCTTTGTCGAgcgctgcgcacgctgcagagacagagcaAACGCTGAACGAGGAACAGGAacagacgccggcgggcaTGGCAGACTGTTGGGCGCAAGGCGTCGCCGTTGAAAAGGAGCGCAACGCACTtcccgcgcagcaggccgccgagccgcaggGTTCTACAGACCGGAACGCCCAGAACTCGGGCGTTGAGCAACTCCTGGCCTAA